Genomic DNA from Bacillota bacterium:
GGTTTACCTCCGAGGCGGCCGAGAAGGGGGTAGAGCTTCTGGCAGACATCCCCGGCGTCCTGGCGCCCGTGCTGGGGAACGAAGACCGGATCGAGCAGGTAGTCGAGAACCTGCTTTCCAACGCGGTGAAGTTCACACCCCCGGGGGGTCGGATCGAGGTCAGCGCCACGGAGCAGGGGGCGGAGGTCAGGGTGAGCGTGAGGGACACGGGCCCGGGGATTCCCGCCGAGGACCTTCCCCGCATCTGGGAGCGTTTCTACCGGGTGGAGAAGTCCCGTGCCCGCTCGCACGGCGGTGCCGGGCTGGGGCTGGCGATAGTGAAGCAGATTGTGGAGGCGCACGGGGGAGTCGTGGCGGCAGAGAGCGAGCCCGGAGCGGGTTCGGAGTTCAGCTTCACGTTGCCCGTGGCCGGGCCCGCGCGGGGGCCCGGGCAGCCGGGCGAGGAGGAACCGTGCTAGCGGTCGTGGTGTCGATACTAACATGTCAGCAGAGAGGGGAAGGTGGCAGCCTGTGAGCAGCGGGAAAGCGCGTCTGGCCGCATTTGTGAGGGCCTTCGGGCGTCGCCGGAGGGTGTGGTGGGTCCTGGGGCTTGTGGTGGTGATCGGGGCGGCGGGCTGGGTGTGGGCCGGGAGGCGGAGCTCGCCGGCAGGCGGAGACGCGGGTTATCGCGCGGTTGCCGTGAGGCGGGGGCCGATTGAGGTGGTGGCCAGTGCGGACGGTGTGCTCCAGGCCGTCGACCGCCGGGAGCTGCGTGCCGGCACCGGCGGCCGGG
This window encodes:
- a CDS encoding ATP-binding protein, which encodes DVSHELRTPLTSIQGFVEALRDGVVEDEETRRRYLATIHEEAVRLGRLVRDLLDLSLMQTGNTAWTLGPVDVGAVVRRVAARFTSEAAEKGVELLADIPGVLAPVLGNEDRIEQVVENLLSNAVKFTPPGGRIEVSATEQGAEVRVSVRDTGPGIPAEDLPRIWERFYRVEKSRARSHGGAGLGLAIVKQIVEAHGGVVAAESEPGAGSEFSFTLPVAGPARGPGQPGEEEPC